A single region of the Nicotiana sylvestris chromosome 6, ASM39365v2, whole genome shotgun sequence genome encodes:
- the LOC104236963 gene encoding late embryogenesis abundant protein 29-like gives MASHGNDNLYSSGAQAPGQAQIRRDGSNAPSESQGHNFLQETGTQVKNMAQGAADIGKGAAQGAVSVARGAALGAANMAQGAADAVKNTVGTNNPPHDNTGTAAAGSHSTNIPNYLDEFPKTNPTNPKI, from the exons ATGGCAAGCCACGGTAATGACAACCTTTACAGCAGTGGCGCACAAGCCCCTGGCCAAGCTCAG ATTAGAAGGGATGGCTCAAACGCACCTTCTGAGAGCCAAGGCCATAACTTTCTTCAAGAG ACTGGGACACAAGTGAAGAACATGGCACAAGGAGCAGCAGACATTGGAAAAGGAGCAGCACAAGGTGCAGTGAGCGTGGCACGTGGAGCTGCTTTAGGTGCAGCTAACATGGCTCAGGGTGCAGCTGATGCAGTCAAGAATACTGTTGGAACCAATAATCCACCCCATGACAACACCGGCACCGCCGCCGCCGGCAGCCACAGCACCAACATCCCAAATTACCTAGATGAATTCCCAAAAACCAACCCCACCAACCCCAAGATTTAA